One Idiomarina loihiensis L2TR genomic window carries:
- a CDS encoding S9 family peptidase: MPFHFNRRIQAIAIIVFSFFSLSVFAEELTIERLFSGPTLTGETPKSLKFAPGGQYLSYLKGSKEEPQRYDLWLYDIEAETHKLLVAADQIAASELELSDEEKARRERQRISGSGIIEYSWSAKGDALLFPYNGDVFYYQTDEEKVTQLTKTDAFETDVKFSPKSSYVSFVREQNLYFIDLASGEEHAVTTEGGNTLKFGMAEFVAQEEMKRMTGYWWAPDESAIALTKVDESPVPLATRSEIYADRIETIQQRYPFAGSDNVEIDLGVYQIADKQTNWLQLDKLNDGYLARVKWVGDSKRLSYQWQSRDQQALTLWLYNRTSETQRELLTETSDSWLNLHDDLYFLNDNKHFIWASERSGFKHLYLYRLDGSLIRQLSSGDWQVDELEAIDESTGTLYFTARKKSPLESHLYRTQLNASSAANPTRITTREGMHHIEFDADVRLYLDTYSSPQQPKQVSLHGPTGNHLVWLAENEVTGEHPLSPYLRNWRYPEFGELKAEDGQTLYYKMTKPGDFDAEKKYPVLVYVYGGPGAQRVTKSWGSGFVQYMAQQGFIVFTLDNRGSANRGKRFEAPIYKNMGSPEVDDQVVGVKYLTSLPYVDPKRIGIYGHSYGGYMSLLAMFKAPEYFKAGVAGAPVTDWRLYDTHYTERFMGMPGDGNAYENSSVFPYSDNLKGDLLIYHGMADDNVLFTHSTKLYKQLQDNAQAFEMMNYPGKKHSINGRNTKIHLYSMIAQFFQQTIGEQ, from the coding sequence ATGCCTTTTCATTTTAATCGTCGTATTCAGGCGATTGCTATTATTGTTTTTAGCTTTTTTAGTCTCTCTGTTTTTGCCGAAGAGTTAACCATAGAACGTTTGTTTAGTGGCCCCACTCTTACGGGGGAAACACCAAAATCGTTAAAGTTTGCGCCCGGCGGGCAATACCTTTCATACTTAAAAGGCAGTAAGGAAGAGCCGCAACGTTATGATCTCTGGTTATACGATATCGAGGCCGAGACACATAAATTGTTAGTTGCGGCAGACCAGATCGCTGCCAGTGAGCTTGAATTATCCGACGAAGAGAAAGCCCGTAGGGAACGTCAACGCATTAGCGGCAGTGGCATAATTGAGTACAGCTGGTCAGCAAAAGGGGATGCGCTGCTTTTCCCCTATAACGGTGATGTTTTTTATTACCAGACTGACGAAGAAAAAGTGACTCAGCTGACAAAAACGGATGCTTTTGAAACTGACGTTAAGTTCTCGCCAAAAAGCAGCTACGTGTCTTTTGTCCGCGAACAGAATTTGTACTTTATTGACCTTGCCAGTGGTGAAGAACATGCGGTTACAACCGAAGGCGGTAACACGCTTAAGTTTGGTATGGCGGAGTTTGTTGCCCAGGAAGAAATGAAGCGCATGACCGGTTACTGGTGGGCTCCGGATGAGTCGGCTATTGCGTTAACCAAAGTTGATGAAAGTCCTGTGCCTCTCGCTACCCGCAGTGAGATATACGCGGACCGAATTGAAACCATACAACAGCGTTATCCGTTCGCCGGAAGCGACAACGTAGAGATTGACCTTGGGGTATATCAAATTGCTGATAAACAGACCAATTGGCTGCAGCTGGATAAGCTAAATGATGGGTATTTAGCCCGGGTTAAGTGGGTTGGTGACAGCAAACGTTTGAGTTATCAATGGCAAAGCAGAGATCAGCAAGCACTGACGCTTTGGCTTTATAATCGAACAAGTGAAACCCAGCGTGAGTTGTTGACAGAAACCTCAGATAGCTGGCTGAATCTGCACGATGACTTGTATTTCTTAAATGATAATAAGCATTTCATTTGGGCATCTGAACGAAGCGGTTTCAAACATCTTTATTTATATCGCCTGGACGGATCGTTAATTCGTCAATTGAGTTCTGGCGATTGGCAAGTAGATGAACTGGAAGCTATTGATGAAAGTACTGGCACGCTGTACTTTACCGCCCGGAAAAAATCACCACTAGAATCTCACCTGTATCGTACTCAGCTAAATGCAAGTTCTGCGGCCAACCCAACGCGCATTACAACGCGTGAAGGTATGCACCATATTGAATTTGATGCCGATGTGCGCTTGTATCTGGACACCTACTCATCGCCTCAGCAGCCCAAACAAGTAAGTTTGCACGGGCCAACTGGTAATCATTTGGTGTGGTTGGCTGAAAACGAAGTGACAGGTGAGCATCCACTGTCTCCTTACTTGAGAAACTGGCGTTACCCTGAGTTCGGTGAGCTAAAAGCTGAAGACGGGCAGACGCTTTATTACAAAATGACCAAGCCAGGAGATTTTGATGCAGAAAAAAAATATCCGGTGCTGGTGTATGTTTATGGCGGTCCCGGAGCGCAGCGAGTAACCAAAAGCTGGGGCAGTGGTTTTGTTCAATATATGGCTCAACAGGGCTTTATTGTTTTCACTCTGGATAACCGCGGTTCGGCGAATAGGGGAAAGCGTTTTGAGGCACCTATTTATAAGAATATGGGGAGCCCGGAAGTAGATGATCAGGTGGTTGGGGTTAAGTATTTAACCAGCCTGCCTTATGTCGACCCAAAGCGCATCGGTATATATGGTCACAGTTACGGCGGTTACATGTCGCTGCTGGCTATGTTTAAAGCACCTGAATATTTTAAGGCTGGAGTGGCTGGCGCACCGGTAACCGACTGGCGTTTGTATGATACGCATTACACCGAACGTTTTATGGGCATGCCGGGTGATGGTAATGCCTATGAAAACTCATCGGTTTTTCCATACAGCGATAACTTAAAAGGTGATTTACTGATTTACCATGGAATGGCGGATGACAATGTTTTGTTTACTCATAGCACGAAGCTGTATAAGCAATTGCAGGACAACGCTCAGGCTTTTGAAATGATGAATTACCCGGGGAAAAAGCATTCTATTAACGGGCGTAATACAAAAATTCATTTATATTCAATGATTGCTCAATTTTTTCAACAAACCATTGGCGAACAATAG
- a CDS encoding TonB-dependent receptor — protein sequence MKLNALTLALLATSTVAHAQQQEEHEHINDYEVIVINASPLDKTALESAQPVNIISGDALKQKNAHSLGETLAMEPGINNTHFANVAGSPIIRGLGGPRVKITQNGLDTGDVSRGGPDHAVTTETSTAQQIEVLRGPATLLYGSGAIGGVINVVDNRIPSEPVYGIQGNANVSASTNNDNKEGSYDLQIGNGRWALYTDAFIRRANDYETPSFTNDEGETVDHVENSFIDAQGGTIGASYQFDDGFFGVSYQGLYQEYGIPGHDHGHGEEEDEHEEEPGHEDEHEHAEAGPYADLEQERIQFAGQWRNPFSGFNRLDFRAALTDYQHQEIEDNFVATQFENEQKEIRLIGQHKEIAGWKGAVGWQWDISDKAAFGEEAFTPNTSRRTQGLFWVVEQEFGSHHVDLGVRHERTSLSSEERKLDTFDATSASAGYLYHFSDHTSVSFNLSHAERAPAANEVFANGNHFATRTYELGLGYELHEEELDEYHVEPNEVAIKTETSNNIDAGFHYENDSFHANLNVFYNRVDDFIYDDFIGLNSEQLHGDEDHDHEEHAHEEEHEHEGEHDHGGLQVVQFKQVDAELYGYELELDWKFTEQWSLHGFSDYTRAKQRDGDDLPRIPAQRIGTEVRYQAVGWDGAIGYTRYMEQDKIGQNETVTDAYGLLNARVNFYPEWLANYGATLYLKGENLTDQLGFVHSSFIKDDAPVTGRRFQAGVSISF from the coding sequence ATGAAACTGAATGCGTTAACTCTTGCATTACTGGCAACAAGTACCGTCGCGCATGCGCAACAGCAAGAAGAACATGAACACATTAATGACTATGAAGTCATTGTTATTAATGCAAGCCCGCTGGATAAGACAGCGCTTGAATCAGCACAGCCGGTCAATATTATTTCCGGTGACGCGCTTAAGCAAAAGAATGCTCATAGTCTGGGGGAAACTCTGGCAATGGAACCGGGCATCAATAACACTCACTTTGCGAATGTCGCAGGTAGCCCCATTATTCGTGGATTGGGCGGACCAAGAGTGAAAATCACTCAAAATGGTCTTGATACTGGTGACGTATCCCGTGGTGGTCCCGACCATGCAGTAACAACGGAAACCAGTACAGCACAACAAATTGAGGTATTAAGAGGTCCGGCAACTTTGCTTTACGGTAGTGGGGCAATTGGTGGCGTAATTAACGTGGTCGACAACCGGATCCCTTCTGAGCCTGTTTACGGCATTCAAGGTAATGCAAATGTGTCAGCCTCGACTAACAATGATAATAAAGAGGGGTCTTACGACTTGCAAATAGGCAATGGTCGCTGGGCTCTTTATACCGATGCCTTTATTCGCCGCGCAAATGATTATGAGACGCCATCCTTTACGAATGACGAAGGTGAAACGGTGGATCATGTCGAAAACTCGTTCATTGACGCTCAGGGTGGCACCATTGGCGCCAGTTACCAGTTTGATGACGGCTTTTTCGGAGTGTCTTACCAGGGACTCTATCAGGAATACGGTATTCCCGGTCATGACCACGGTCATGGTGAGGAAGAAGATGAGCATGAGGAAGAGCCGGGTCATGAAGACGAGCATGAACACGCAGAGGCTGGCCCTTATGCAGACCTGGAGCAAGAGCGTATTCAATTTGCCGGTCAGTGGCGTAATCCTTTCAGTGGCTTTAACCGCTTAGATTTTCGCGCAGCTTTAACTGACTACCAGCATCAGGAAATTGAAGACAATTTCGTTGCAACTCAATTTGAAAATGAACAAAAAGAGATACGACTGATTGGTCAGCATAAAGAAATTGCAGGATGGAAAGGTGCTGTCGGCTGGCAGTGGGACATCAGTGATAAGGCGGCTTTTGGCGAAGAAGCCTTTACGCCGAATACCTCGCGTCGCACTCAAGGCTTGTTCTGGGTCGTAGAGCAGGAATTTGGTTCTCATCACGTTGATTTAGGTGTTCGCCATGAGCGCACATCGCTTTCCAGTGAGGAGCGCAAACTGGATACCTTTGATGCCACTTCAGCGTCTGCTGGTTATCTCTACCACTTCAGTGATCACACCTCGGTTTCATTTAACCTAAGTCATGCAGAAAGAGCTCCGGCTGCAAATGAAGTTTTTGCTAACGGGAATCACTTTGCAACCCGTACTTATGAACTTGGCCTGGGTTACGAACTACATGAAGAAGAGCTTGACGAGTATCATGTTGAGCCAAACGAAGTGGCAATTAAAACCGAAACGTCAAACAACATTGATGCGGGTTTTCATTACGAAAATGACAGCTTTCATGCAAATTTGAACGTGTTCTACAATCGCGTTGATGATTTCATTTACGATGATTTTATTGGCCTGAACAGTGAACAATTGCATGGTGATGAGGACCATGACCACGAAGAGCATGCCCACGAAGAGGAGCACGAACACGAAGGCGAGCATGATCATGGCGGTCTGCAAGTGGTTCAGTTTAAACAAGTTGACGCCGAGCTTTATGGTTATGAACTCGAGTTAGACTGGAAATTCACAGAACAGTGGTCACTTCACGGTTTTAGTGACTATACCCGTGCAAAACAGCGTGATGGCGATGATTTACCGAGAATCCCGGCGCAACGCATTGGTACAGAAGTGCGTTATCAGGCCGTTGGCTGGGATGGTGCTATCGGTTATACGCGCTACATGGAACAGGATAAAATAGGGCAGAATGAGACCGTAACCGATGCTTATGGCTTACTGAACGCCCGCGTCAATTTTTACCCGGAGTGGTTAGCAAACTACGGTGCTACGCTTTATCTGAAAGGTGAAAACCTGACAGATCAGCTAGGCTTTGTTCACAGCTCCTTTATAAAAGATGACGCACCTGTTACCGGTCGTCGTTTCCAGGCTGGCGTATCTATTAGCTTCTAA
- a CDS encoding M28 family metallopeptidase — MKPSHILLPVTLSLLVAACGASEPESKTTEIRAEESNIRAHLEFLADDDLKGRETGSNEHEIASNYIVSEFKQLGLEPAGDDGTYYQRIPFRKSTLKENSARMTFENNGEVVEFEFPKQFITGPSHYEEKDEITAPLVFVGYGMEAPEFGLDDYNGLDVEGKIVVMLTGRPEFLPSEEGAHLANIKSDIAREKGAVGIITLHTPVREKTRKYETSVYYTKTPRMTWLGPNGLPKGEEQQLKGSAYIDDEPAEKLFANAPTELSTIFEKIEEDPDFSPKGFELEGEVTLARESRHEEISSPNVAAVLPGSDKTLKDEYVIYTAHSDHIGVVKDMSREDNINNGAMDNASGVSIMLETARLFVESEQEFDRSIMFLSVTAEEKGLLGADYFANNPTVPLENIVANVNLDMPVLLYDFADVIAFGASHSTLGDTVSKAAQQFDTKQSPDPMPEQAIFTRSDHYTLVKKGIPAVFLMTGFTSRTEGEDGGEVWGEFFAEHYHKPSDGLNLDINYEAGARFTNINFAIGKEIANADKRPQWLEDSFFGKQFND, encoded by the coding sequence ATGAAGCCATCCCATATTCTTCTGCCCGTTACATTAAGCCTGCTGGTCGCGGCTTGTGGCGCATCAGAACCCGAGTCAAAAACGACGGAAATCCGTGCTGAGGAATCCAATATTCGTGCTCATTTAGAGTTTCTTGCAGACGATGACCTTAAAGGTCGTGAAACCGGTAGCAACGAGCACGAAATTGCCTCGAACTACATCGTTTCTGAATTCAAGCAGTTAGGCCTTGAGCCTGCAGGTGATGACGGCACTTATTATCAGCGCATTCCTTTTCGTAAAAGTACACTGAAAGAAAACAGCGCCCGAATGACCTTTGAAAACAATGGTGAAGTGGTCGAGTTTGAATTCCCTAAGCAATTCATTACCGGTCCAAGTCATTATGAAGAAAAGGACGAAATTACTGCGCCATTAGTTTTTGTCGGCTATGGTATGGAAGCTCCTGAATTTGGTCTTGATGACTACAACGGCCTTGACGTAGAAGGCAAAATTGTTGTCATGTTAACCGGCCGTCCGGAATTTTTACCTAGCGAGGAAGGTGCTCACCTGGCCAACATTAAAAGTGATATTGCCCGCGAAAAAGGTGCTGTTGGCATTATTACACTACACACACCAGTGCGCGAAAAAACTCGCAAATACGAAACCAGTGTTTATTACACCAAGACACCTCGCATGACCTGGTTAGGTCCTAATGGCTTACCTAAAGGTGAAGAGCAACAGTTAAAAGGTTCTGCCTATATTGATGATGAACCTGCGGAGAAACTGTTTGCGAATGCTCCGACTGAATTGAGCACTATCTTCGAGAAAATTGAGGAAGACCCGGACTTCTCTCCTAAAGGGTTTGAACTGGAAGGCGAAGTCACCCTGGCTCGTGAATCGCGTCACGAGGAAATTTCCAGCCCTAACGTCGCAGCCGTATTGCCTGGTTCTGACAAAACGCTGAAAGACGAATACGTTATTTATACTGCGCATTCCGATCATATCGGCGTAGTAAAAGACATGAGCCGCGAAGACAATATCAACAATGGCGCGATGGATAATGCCAGTGGCGTTTCCATTATGCTGGAAACCGCTCGCTTGTTTGTAGAGTCAGAGCAAGAATTTGACCGTTCAATTATGTTCTTGTCGGTAACTGCAGAAGAAAAAGGTCTGTTAGGTGCGGACTACTTTGCCAATAACCCAACGGTTCCTTTAGAAAATATCGTAGCAAACGTAAACCTGGATATGCCGGTACTACTGTATGATTTTGCCGATGTCATTGCCTTTGGTGCTTCTCATTCAACTTTGGGTGACACTGTTAGCAAGGCAGCTCAGCAATTCGATACAAAGCAAAGCCCTGACCCTATGCCTGAGCAGGCTATTTTTACTCGCTCAGACCATTACACTCTGGTCAAAAAAGGCATTCCGGCGGTATTTTTAATGACTGGCTTTACCTCACGTACCGAAGGTGAAGACGGCGGCGAAGTCTGGGGCGAGTTTTTTGCTGAGCACTATCACAAGCCCAGCGATGGACTCAATTTAGATATTAACTACGAAGCAGGAGCCCGCTTTACCAATATTAACTTTGCCATTGGTAAAGAAATTGCGAACGCCGATAAGCGTCCACAATGGCTGGAAGACTCGTTCTTCGGTAAGCAATTTAACGACTAA
- a CDS encoding GNAT family N-acyltransferase: MLSVDKVVNDKLPLIKGKPWLEKPTTWVLRNLLHEEDIQKFGKSSPSLEGIDFVEHTLDYFNFTYSYSSQELDNIPVSGRLVIIANHPIGSLDGLALLKLVSEMRSDVKIVANEWLSALEPLNSLLLPVNVFGGKPSRKDIRNIHNHLHDEGCVILFPAGEVSRLRPNGVRDTHWQSGFLKIAKATQSDILPIRLDAHNSAWFYTASMVYKPLATMLLVKEMFRQQRKQVKCHIGQRIPVEAFLHQGLSVNQQVKLFKKHLYRLGTQKKPIFPTQTAIARPESRQPLKAAIEACELLGETPCGKKIYLYEFSGSSPILREIGRLREVAFRTVGEGTWRKRDLDEYDTWYMHLILWDPDDLEIAGAYRLGDCNKIIETHGQNGLYSDGFYEFSDAMKEIFPQSLELGRSFVQPRYWGKRSLDYLWVGIGALLRKHPNYRYLFGSVSISNALPKDAQAALVKFYSSHFPPQTPMARANIPYRLNTDSTVPDFTGNNYADEFVLLKSYMANIGSAIPTLYKQYSELCEPGGVQFLEFGVDPDFNHSIDGLVLVDTTKLSAKKRKRYLETR, translated from the coding sequence ATGTTATCTGTAGACAAAGTCGTTAATGACAAGCTTCCACTCATTAAAGGTAAACCCTGGTTAGAGAAGCCAACAACCTGGGTTTTACGCAACCTTTTACACGAAGAAGACATTCAGAAGTTTGGCAAAAGCTCGCCCTCTTTAGAAGGCATAGACTTTGTTGAACACACTCTGGACTACTTCAATTTCACTTACTCCTACTCTTCGCAAGAACTGGATAATATCCCTGTAAGCGGACGTCTGGTTATTATTGCGAATCATCCGATAGGCTCTCTTGATGGGCTGGCGTTATTAAAGTTAGTGAGTGAAATGCGCAGCGATGTAAAAATAGTTGCCAATGAATGGCTGTCTGCACTCGAACCTCTTAATTCTTTATTGCTGCCGGTTAATGTCTTCGGCGGCAAACCCAGCCGCAAAGATATTCGCAACATACATAACCACCTTCACGACGAAGGGTGCGTCATACTGTTTCCTGCAGGTGAAGTGTCGCGGTTACGCCCTAACGGGGTACGTGACACACACTGGCAAAGTGGCTTCCTGAAAATAGCCAAGGCGACTCAAAGTGACATTTTGCCCATACGTCTCGACGCTCATAACTCGGCCTGGTTTTACACCGCTTCTATGGTCTACAAGCCTTTAGCTACCATGCTCCTGGTGAAGGAAATGTTTCGCCAGCAACGTAAGCAGGTTAAATGTCATATAGGGCAAAGAATTCCGGTTGAAGCCTTTCTTCATCAGGGGTTGAGTGTAAATCAGCAGGTTAAACTGTTTAAAAAGCACCTGTACCGTTTAGGCACTCAAAAAAAGCCGATTTTCCCGACTCAAACAGCAATAGCCCGTCCCGAGTCGCGCCAGCCTTTGAAAGCGGCCATTGAGGCCTGTGAATTACTGGGTGAAACCCCATGTGGCAAAAAGATTTATCTGTATGAATTCAGTGGTAGCTCCCCTATTCTTCGGGAAATAGGCCGCTTAAGAGAAGTGGCTTTTCGCACCGTGGGCGAAGGTACCTGGCGTAAACGCGACCTTGATGAGTACGATACCTGGTATATGCACCTGATACTCTGGGATCCGGATGATCTTGAAATTGCTGGTGCTTACCGTCTGGGCGACTGCAATAAAATAATAGAAACGCACGGCCAAAACGGACTCTACAGTGACGGATTCTATGAGTTCTCAGACGCTATGAAGGAGATTTTTCCGCAAAGTCTGGAGCTGGGTCGCTCATTTGTTCAACCCCGGTACTGGGGTAAACGCAGTCTGGACTACCTCTGGGTTGGTATTGGAGCGCTGTTGCGTAAGCACCCAAATTATCGTTACTTATTTGGTTCTGTCAGTATTAGCAACGCCTTACCAAAGGATGCACAGGCCGCTTTAGTTAAATTTTACAGCAGCCATTTCCCACCGCAAACACCCATGGCAAGGGCAAACATTCCTTATCGTTTAAACACCGACTCAACGGTGCCTGACTTTACCGGTAACAACTACGCCGATGAATTTGTTCTGCTAAAAAGCTACATGGCAAATATCGGTTCCGCCATTCCCACACTTTACAAACAGTACTCGGAGCTATGCGAACCCGGCGGAGTGCAGTTTTTAGAGTTTGGCGTTGACCCGGATTTTAATCATTCGATAGACGGACTGGTGTTAGTGGATACCACCAAACTCAGCGCGAAGAAGCGCAAGCGTTATTTAGAAACGAGATAA
- a CDS encoding UDP-2,3-diacylglucosamine diphosphatase, which yields MTTGFIADLHLSPGRPDILAAFDDFCQQHQNLDALYILGDLFDAWLGDDDTSEFAAQVKSQLKHMTDSGVRLYFMAGNRDFMVGERFASDVGLTLLPDETVIDLYGERILLMHGDTLCTLDKGYLRYRAIIQNAMVKGIMRSLPLSWRMRIANRLRQKSSSQRPELTPEQLYKMDAQHSEVLHVMEKHGVRKLIHGHTHRPAVHCFTLGDGKPAKRIVLGDWYQQASAYLVSK from the coding sequence ATGACCACCGGTTTTATCGCTGACTTACATTTAAGTCCGGGGCGGCCAGATATTCTGGCTGCTTTTGATGACTTTTGTCAGCAACACCAAAATCTTGATGCGCTATATATTCTAGGTGATTTGTTCGATGCCTGGCTGGGCGACGACGACACCAGCGAATTTGCGGCGCAAGTAAAAAGTCAGCTGAAGCACATGACGGATAGCGGTGTACGCCTTTACTTTATGGCCGGGAACCGTGATTTCATGGTGGGTGAGCGTTTTGCCAGCGACGTTGGCTTAACCCTTCTCCCGGATGAAACGGTCATTGACTTGTATGGCGAGCGGATACTGCTGATGCACGGTGATACCTTATGTACGCTGGATAAAGGCTATCTGCGTTATCGGGCTATTATCCAGAATGCTATGGTCAAAGGTATTATGCGCAGCTTACCCTTGTCCTGGCGTATGCGTATTGCTAATCGGTTACGGCAAAAATCCAGTAGCCAAAGACCTGAATTAACCCCGGAACAGCTTTATAAAATGGATGCTCAGCACAGTGAAGTGCTGCATGTTATGGAAAAGCACGGCGTTAGAAAGCTAATTCATGGTCACACACACCGTCCGGCCGTGCATTGCTTTACTCTCGGTGACGGCAAACCTGCTAAACGTATTGTATTGGGCGACTGGTATCAGCAGGCCAGTGCTTATCTCGTTTCTAAATAA
- a CDS encoding peptidylprolyl isomerase, which produces MQVVLHTNHGDITLEMHNETAPKTVDNFLQYARDGFYDGTIFHRIISNFMVQGGGFEPGMKQKETRANIENEAPTAKPNVVGSVAMARTPDPHSASSQFFINVNDNAFLNFQNETPNGYGYCVFAEVVEGMDVVNTIKDVKTGSAGFHQDVPVEDVVIESVSVKD; this is translated from the coding sequence ATGCAAGTCGTTTTACATACCAATCATGGTGATATCACTTTAGAAATGCACAATGAAACCGCGCCTAAGACTGTAGATAACTTTTTACAGTATGCCCGTGACGGTTTTTATGACGGCACAATTTTTCACCGTATTATTAGTAACTTCATGGTGCAGGGCGGTGGTTTTGAGCCTGGCATGAAGCAAAAAGAAACACGCGCGAATATTGAAAACGAAGCGCCGACAGCAAAACCCAATGTGGTTGGCTCGGTGGCTATGGCGCGCACGCCCGATCCTCATTCCGCATCGTCTCAATTTTTCATTAACGTGAACGACAATGCCTTTTTAAACTTTCAGAATGAAACACCGAATGGCTATGGTTATTGTGTATTCGCAGAAGTTGTTGAAGGTATGGATGTGGTAAACACCATTAAAGACGTGAAAACCGGTTCAGCGGGCTTCCATCAGGACGTGCCGGTTGAAGACGTGGTTATTGAAAGTGTGTCGGTTAAAGACTGA
- the cysS gene encoding cysteine--tRNA ligase, with protein sequence MALTVFNTLTRKKQLFEPIQPGHVGIYVCGVTTYDYCHIGHARTYVAFDIVVRYLRKLGYSVKYVRNITDLDDKIIKRAAENGEDFHQVTERFIREMHKDFDALNLVRPDIEPRVTSHMDEIILMIERLIENGNAYEAGNGDVLFDVSTFNDYGKLSRQDLEQLQAGSRVDVDAAKQDPLDFVLWKSAKPGEPSWSSPWGEGRPGWHIECSAMNKKHLGSTFDIHGGGSDLSFPHHENEIAQSCCANQSEYVKYWMHSGMVQVDNEKMSKSLGNFFTIRSVLEQYDAETVRYFLLSSHYRSQLNYTQENLDQAHSALERLYTALRDITPQTASEELRSKYWQSFQQAMDDDLNAPEAMSVLFEIAREINRNRESAPDTAAQLAHVLLELAEVMGLLQQSPEEFLQGDDDDVAKIEALIAKRNQAREDKDWAAADEARDELTNMGIVLEDGAEGTRWRRA encoded by the coding sequence ATGGCATTAACCGTATTTAACACCCTCACTCGCAAAAAGCAGTTATTTGAGCCTATTCAACCCGGCCATGTGGGTATTTATGTGTGCGGTGTTACCACTTACGACTACTGCCATATTGGCCATGCCAGAACTTATGTCGCTTTTGATATTGTTGTGCGCTATCTGCGCAAGCTGGGGTACAGCGTTAAATACGTCCGCAACATTACTGATCTAGACGATAAAATCATTAAACGTGCAGCAGAAAACGGAGAAGATTTTCATCAGGTGACTGAGCGTTTTATTCGGGAAATGCACAAAGATTTTGACGCGTTGAACTTAGTCCGTCCCGATATTGAACCACGTGTAACCAGTCATATGGATGAAATTATCCTGATGATTGAACGCCTTATTGAAAACGGTAACGCCTATGAAGCCGGTAACGGCGACGTTCTGTTTGATGTTTCTACATTTAACGATTATGGCAAGCTCAGTCGTCAGGACTTAGAGCAATTACAAGCGGGTTCACGGGTTGATGTTGATGCGGCCAAGCAAGATCCGCTCGACTTTGTACTCTGGAAAAGTGCTAAACCCGGAGAGCCCAGCTGGTCTTCGCCCTGGGGCGAAGGTCGCCCGGGCTGGCATATTGAATGTTCAGCAATGAATAAGAAGCACTTAGGCAGCACTTTCGATATTCATGGTGGCGGCTCTGACTTGTCTTTTCCTCATCATGAAAATGAAATAGCTCAAAGCTGCTGCGCAAATCAATCTGAGTACGTAAAGTACTGGATGCACAGCGGTATGGTGCAGGTCGACAATGAAAAAATGTCGAAGTCACTAGGTAACTTTTTCACGATTCGCAGCGTACTGGAACAATACGACGCGGAAACGGTTCGTTATTTTCTGCTGTCGAGTCACTATCGCTCGCAGCTGAACTATACTCAGGAAAACCTGGATCAGGCGCACTCCGCTCTGGAGCGCTTATACACCGCATTGCGTGACATAACACCGCAAACCGCCAGCGAAGAATTGCGTAGTAAATACTGGCAGAGCTTTCAGCAGGCAATGGACGACGACTTAAACGCGCCGGAAGCCATGAGTGTGTTATTTGAAATTGCCCGGGAAATTAACCGCAACCGCGAGAGTGCTCCGGACACAGCCGCGCAGTTAGCGCACGTTTTGCTTGAGCTGGCTGAGGTAATGGGGCTGCTGCAACAGTCTCCGGAAGAGTTTTTACAAGGTGACGACGACGATGTCGCCAAAATTGAAGCGTTGATTGCCAAGCGTAATCAGGCCCGGGAAGATAAAGACTGGGCCGCAGCAGACGAAGCCCGTGATGAACTAACCAACATGGGCATTGTTTTAGAAGACGGTGCTGAAGGCACCCGCTGGCGTCGCGCTTAA